In the Leptolyngbya sp. FACHB-261 genome, one interval contains:
- a CDS encoding CCA tRNA nucleotidyltransferase: MTAKERSGAVNPQTWPFTPDELPNPAYLVGGAVRDSLLNRVSPRLDLDFVLPSGTVAAAKALAYRHQAGFVLLDAEREIARVVFETATVDLARQCGDSLTSDLQRRDFTVNAIAWDPHGDEIIDPLNGYRDLQAGYIRMVSPANLQEDPLRLLRAYRQAAQLGFTIEPQTRAALQQLAPALAQVAAERVRTEIGYLLRHPEGTPWLQAAWQDGLLRPWLPKLQQSHFEHLAAVDQQSHQLTAHWPELKSLLAESLCDQRTVLMGTKLAALLLAETVDVDALEYCLSELRYSRAETRFVLQLLQLLPRFLHLIEAFPLSRCQQYRLFQAAGDTLPALCVLAAAVGISAEALDPWLRRFLDADDPVAHASSLVTGTELIQALEIMPGPQIGQLLAALKLAHAEGQIYNQAEALELARLLVRSDYSSR; the protein is encoded by the coding sequence GTGACCGCAAAGGAGCGCTCTGGCGCTGTTAATCCCCAGACCTGGCCCTTCACGCCGGACGAGCTACCAAACCCGGCTTACTTGGTGGGAGGTGCTGTCCGGGACAGCTTGTTAAATCGGGTGAGCCCCCGTCTGGATCTAGATTTTGTCTTGCCGAGCGGCACCGTTGCAGCCGCAAAAGCCCTGGCCTACCGCCATCAGGCTGGTTTCGTGTTGCTGGACGCCGAGCGCGAAATCGCTCGGGTCGTCTTTGAGACGGCCACAGTCGATCTAGCTCGGCAGTGTGGCGATAGTCTCACCTCCGACTTGCAGCGCCGAGATTTCACCGTGAATGCGATCGCCTGGGATCCGCATGGTGACGAAATCATTGACCCCTTAAACGGCTACCGAGACCTACAGGCTGGCTACATCCGCATGGTTAGTCCCGCCAACTTGCAGGAAGATCCCCTGCGGTTGCTGCGGGCCTATCGACAAGCAGCCCAGTTGGGGTTCACCATCGAGCCTCAAACCCGAGCTGCGCTGCAACAATTAGCGCCAGCTTTGGCGCAGGTAGCAGCTGAGCGGGTGCGCACCGAAATTGGTTACTTGCTGCGCCATCCTGAGGGCACACCCTGGCTACAAGCGGCCTGGCAAGATGGTCTGTTGCGTCCTTGGCTGCCCAAGCTTCAGCAGTCGCACTTTGAGCATCTAGCGGCGGTAGACCAACAGAGCCATCAGCTCACAGCGCACTGGCCCGAGCTGAAATCCCTGCTGGCCGAATCTCTGTGCGATCAGCGCACAGTTTTGATGGGCACCAAACTAGCCGCCTTGCTATTAGCCGAGACTGTCGATGTCGATGCCCTAGAGTATTGCCTGAGCGAGCTGCGCTACAGCCGAGCCGAAACTCGCTTTGTGCTGCAACTGCTGCAACTGCTGCCTCGGTTTCTGCACTTGATTGAGGCCTTTCCCCTCAGCCGCTGCCAGCAATACCGCTTATTCCAGGCAGCAGGCGATACCCTGCCAGCGCTCTGCGTTCTAGCCGCAGCCGTTGGCATCTCGGCAGAAGCACTAGATCCCTGGCTGAGACGGTTTTTAGACGCTGATGATCCGGTAGCGCATGCCTCCTCGCTGGTCACTGGCACCGAGCTTATTCAAGCCTTAGAGATCATGCCCGGTCCTCAAATTGGGCAATTGCTGGCCGCATTGAAGCTGGCCCATGCCGAAGGCCAGATCTACAACCAGGCAGAGGCTCTGGAACTTGCCCGCTTGCTAGTGCGTTCAGATTACTCGTCCAGGTAG
- a CDS encoding MHYT domain-containing protein, whose amino-acid sequence MAPKFEQQAEPFRGGIRIAATSVMWALGTGMLAICIPLVKVTQSGPLLPVAVVTAITISTVAVWFSPGGRSRNSSALAESVEVLEQRLNSLEGVSSADELTENQVQQLEPGSVEEPEKG is encoded by the coding sequence ATGGCCCCAAAGTTTGAGCAGCAGGCTGAGCCTTTTAGAGGTGGCATTAGAATTGCTGCGACTTCGGTGATGTGGGCTTTGGGTACAGGAATGCTGGCGATCTGCATTCCACTGGTGAAGGTTACGCAAAGTGGTCCGTTGCTGCCGGTGGCTGTGGTTACGGCGATCACGATCAGCACAGTTGCGGTTTGGTTTAGCCCTGGTGGTCGGTCTAGAAATAGTTCTGCTCTAGCGGAAAGTGTAGAGGTGTTAGAGCAACGGCTGAATAGCTTGGAAGGTGTCAGTAGCGCTGATGAATTGACAGAAAACCAAGTTCAGCAACTTGAACCAGGTAGCGTTGAGGAGCCCGAAAAGGGTTAG
- a CDS encoding prephenate/arogenate dehydrogenase, whose translation MSETPAQSIGIVGLGLIGGSLAMDFKALGHRVLAVARRSETCQAALNRQVVDEATTDLSLLQTAEVIFICTPLAAIEATVCQLVPLLKAETVLTDVGSVKAPVVTQIAPLWPNFVGGHPMAGTAEQGLEAAQAGLFQGRAYVLTPTSDTPSPALKTVTALAQSLGSRVYQCAPQAHDQAVAQISHLPVMVSASLIAACEAEPNAQIRSLAQQFASSGFRDTSRVGGGNPELGVLMARYNRESLLSALSQYRHCLDQVTGWIETENWSVLERSLSQTQQARPAYLDE comes from the coding sequence ATGAGTGAAACCCCAGCCCAATCTATTGGCATTGTCGGTCTCGGGCTGATCGGCGGCTCTCTGGCGATGGACTTTAAAGCTCTGGGACACCGGGTGCTGGCGGTGGCTCGTCGGTCTGAAACCTGTCAGGCAGCCCTGAACCGTCAGGTTGTGGACGAGGCGACAACTGACCTGAGCTTGCTCCAAACTGCAGAGGTGATCTTCATTTGCACCCCTCTCGCGGCCATTGAAGCTACTGTGTGCCAGCTAGTGCCATTGCTCAAAGCTGAAACCGTCCTCACCGATGTCGGCTCAGTTAAGGCACCAGTAGTCACCCAGATCGCACCGCTATGGCCAAATTTTGTCGGCGGACATCCGATGGCAGGGACTGCAGAACAGGGCTTGGAAGCTGCGCAGGCTGGACTGTTCCAGGGTCGAGCTTACGTTCTGACGCCCACTTCAGACACACCGAGCCCTGCGCTTAAAACAGTTACGGCTCTCGCCCAGTCCCTTGGCAGTCGGGTCTACCAATGTGCCCCGCAAGCCCACGACCAGGCCGTGGCCCAGATTAGCCACTTGCCGGTCATGGTTAGTGCCAGCCTGATTGCTGCCTGTGAAGCTGAGCCCAACGCTCAAATCCGGAGCCTGGCTCAGCAGTTTGCCAGTTCTGGCTTTCGAGACACCAGCCGCGTCGGTGGCGGTAATCCAGAACTAGGTGTGCTGATGGCCCGCTACAACCGAGAGAGCCTGCTGTCAGCGCTCTCTCAGTACCGCCACTGTCTCGATCAAGTTACTGGCTGGATCGAAACCGAAAATTGGTCAGTGCTGGAGCGGAGCCTCAGTCAAACTCAGCAAGCCCGTCCTGCCTACCTGGACGAGTAA
- a CDS encoding protein-glutamate O-methyltransferase CheR, which yields MLANPAQLGTDLPAWDAAWEPFLLWLGAVLSLDLYAYKPHQIRRRLLLYAEAAGYDNPLLYQAYLEQNPEALKRLTGRLTISTTAFFRDRELWQEFKQDWLERLLHRSAKPIRIWSAACATGQEVYSLAVLLAERRALDRVQLIGSDWSERALQQARSGIYRPEELEGHWDRLRPYLQAVGNHWQFQPELRDCIEWRRQDLFSSSFPKSCDWILCRNLLIYLHEGAQRRLVQRLLSGLKPDGRLWLGKSERLSGWKALGLNGLARHLYSPSLLSSSQLGV from the coding sequence ATGCTTGCCAACCCTGCTCAACTCGGAACAGATTTACCAGCATGGGATGCGGCTTGGGAGCCTTTTCTGCTCTGGTTGGGGGCGGTGCTCAGTCTCGACCTCTACGCTTACAAGCCCCACCAAATCCGACGCAGGCTGTTGTTATATGCAGAGGCTGCTGGCTATGACAACCCACTGCTCTATCAGGCTTACCTGGAGCAGAATCCTGAGGCTCTCAAGCGTTTAACCGGACGCTTGACAATCTCAACGACGGCTTTTTTTCGAGACCGTGAACTATGGCAAGAATTTAAGCAGGATTGGCTAGAGCGCTTGTTGCATCGGTCTGCTAAGCCAATCCGAATCTGGAGTGCGGCTTGCGCTACTGGGCAGGAGGTTTACTCTCTAGCGGTCTTATTAGCGGAACGTAGGGCCCTGGATCGAGTCCAGTTGATTGGCAGCGATTGGAGCGAGAGAGCTTTGCAGCAAGCCCGTTCAGGGATTTATCGGCCTGAGGAACTAGAGGGTCATTGGGATCGCCTACGCCCCTATCTGCAAGCCGTGGGTAACCATTGGCAATTCCAGCCAGAATTACGCGATTGCATTGAATGGCGTCGCCAGGATTTGTTCAGCAGTTCCTTTCCTAAAAGCTGTGATTGGATTCTGTGCCGTAATTTGCTGATTTATCTGCATGAGGGGGCACAAAGACGGTTGGTACAACGCTTGCTCTCTGGGCTCAAGCCCGATGGTCGGCTCTGGCTAGGCAAGTCAGAGCGGTTGAGTGGCTGGAAAGCTTTGGGCCTGAATGGTCTGGCGCGTCATCTCTACAGTCCAAGTCTGCTAAGCTCCAGTCAACTTGGTGTCTAA
- the alr gene encoding alanine racemase, which produces MQNWELTHRAWVEVDLNALEHNVRALRGLLKPSTELLAVVKADAYGHGAVTVSQSALAAGATWLGVATLPEGLELRAAGIPAPILLLGATNTPEEVQAVAQAQLQPTICTPKQALTYAETLATPLAVHLKIDTGMSRLGTSWQSALEFVQLVQRLPNLKIASIYSHLATADDPNPALMQLQQQRFEQVVAQVRSAGLTEQRLHLANSAATLADPDLHYDLVRTGLALYGLYSAPHLSLHVDLRPVLQVRARITQVKTIAPGTGVSYGHLFVASQETRVATVAIGYADGVPRLLSNRLQAIVRGVRVPQIGAITMDQCMIDVTAVPDAQEGEVVTFLGEDGAEQISAEDWAEALGTISWEILCGFKHRLPRVTVRRAPQFEQSAPSSR; this is translated from the coding sequence ATGCAGAACTGGGAGCTGACCCATCGGGCCTGGGTTGAAGTCGATCTCAATGCCTTGGAGCACAATGTTCGTGCCCTACGTGGTCTGCTCAAACCCAGTACTGAGCTGCTGGCTGTAGTCAAGGCCGACGCCTATGGACATGGCGCAGTCACAGTTAGCCAAAGCGCTCTAGCCGCAGGGGCAACCTGGCTGGGCGTCGCCACTCTACCGGAAGGCTTGGAACTACGTGCGGCAGGCATTCCAGCCCCAATTTTGCTGCTGGGAGCCACAAATACGCCAGAAGAGGTGCAGGCCGTGGCCCAGGCTCAACTTCAGCCAACCATCTGCACCCCCAAGCAGGCACTAACTTACGCGGAAACCCTGGCTACGCCCCTGGCCGTGCACCTAAAAATCGACACCGGCATGTCTCGGTTGGGCACGTCTTGGCAGTCAGCCCTGGAGTTTGTGCAACTGGTGCAACGGCTACCCAACCTCAAAATCGCCTCGATCTACTCCCATCTAGCCACGGCTGACGACCCCAACCCGGCCTTGATGCAACTGCAACAGCAGCGTTTTGAGCAGGTAGTCGCACAGGTCCGTTCAGCCGGGTTGACCGAGCAACGGCTGCATCTCGCCAACTCTGCTGCCACTCTCGCGGACCCTGACCTCCACTACGACTTGGTACGAACAGGCTTGGCTCTATACGGGCTCTATTCAGCACCGCATCTGAGTCTCCACGTGGACCTGCGACCTGTGCTCCAAGTTCGGGCGCGCATCACCCAGGTCAAAACGATTGCGCCAGGCACAGGCGTCAGTTACGGCCATCTCTTCGTGGCGTCACAAGAGACTCGGGTAGCAACTGTAGCAATTGGCTATGCCGATGGGGTACCACGCCTGCTCTCCAATCGCCTGCAAGCAATTGTACGAGGCGTGCGCGTGCCTCAAATTGGTGCAATCACTATGGATCAATGCATGATTGACGTAACGGCAGTACCAGATGCCCAGGAGGGTGAAGTCGTCACCTTTCTAGGCGAAGATGGAGCGGAGCAAATCAGCGCTGAGGACTGGGCCGAGGCCCTGGGAACTATTTCCTGGGAGATCCTCTGTGGGTTTAAGCACCGTTTGCCCCGCGTGACTGTACGCCGTGCCCCTCAGTTTGAGCAGAGTGCCCCATCTTCTAGGTAA
- a CDS encoding cupin domain-containing protein — protein MKVAKNFETELASVTEFWSPKVVSQVNDQYIKVAKLKGELAWHKHDNEDELFQVVKGRLVIQFEDGDVELGEGEFCVVPKGVMHNPVAKDECWIVLIETVTTKHTGDVETPLTKTIEQQLASDKLPFSGYLFA, from the coding sequence ATGAAAGTTGCGAAGAACTTCGAGACCGAACTGGCTAGCGTGACGGAGTTTTGGTCGCCTAAGGTGGTGAGCCAAGTGAATGACCAGTACATCAAGGTCGCAAAGCTTAAGGGTGAGCTTGCTTGGCACAAGCATGACAACGAAGATGAGCTATTTCAGGTGGTCAAAGGGCGACTGGTGATCCAGTTTGAAGATGGTGATGTGGAACTGGGTGAGGGTGAATTTTGTGTGGTGCCCAAAGGTGTGATGCACAATCCGGTTGCCAAGGACGAATGCTGGATTGTGCTAATTGAAACGGTTACGACCAAGCACACAGGCGATGTTGAAACGCCGCTCACGAAGACGATTGAGCAGCAGCTTGCCTCGGACAAGCTGCCGTTTTCCGGATATCTATTCGCTTAG
- a CDS encoding S-methyl-5'-thioadenosine phosphorylase, producing MQNAEIKIGIIGGSGLYQMEALQDLEELDVLTPFGAPSDRLIVGSLEGTRVAFLARHGRGHTLLPTELPFRANIYAMKSLGVEYLISASAVGSLKEEARPLDMVIPDQFIDRTRHRVDTFFGEGLVAHIGFADPVCAKLASVLADSAEGLGDVQVHRGGTYICMEGPAFSTKAESNLYRSWGATVIGMTNLQEAKLAREAEIAYATLALVTDYDCWHPDHDSVTVEMVIGNLQRNAVNAQKVIQETVRRLGENPPESEAHHALKYALLTPLDKVPEATKERLSLLLKKYL from the coding sequence GTGCAGAACGCAGAAATCAAAATTGGCATCATCGGCGGCAGTGGTCTGTATCAGATGGAGGCGCTTCAGGATCTGGAAGAACTGGACGTGCTGACTCCCTTTGGAGCCCCTTCGGATCGGCTAATTGTCGGCAGTTTGGAGGGCACGCGGGTTGCATTTCTGGCCCGACATGGGCGTGGTCATACGCTTCTGCCCACCGAACTTCCCTTCCGCGCCAATATCTACGCCATGAAGTCTCTAGGCGTGGAATACCTGATCTCGGCCTCAGCGGTGGGCTCGCTCAAAGAAGAAGCGCGGCCGCTGGATATGGTGATTCCTGACCAGTTTATTGACCGCACTCGTCATCGCGTGGATACCTTCTTCGGTGAGGGGTTAGTGGCTCATATTGGTTTTGCCGATCCGGTTTGCGCAAAATTGGCCAGTGTTTTGGCAGACTCGGCTGAAGGTTTGGGCGATGTGCAAGTGCACCGCGGCGGCACCTACATCTGCATGGAAGGGCCTGCTTTTTCAACCAAGGCAGAGTCGAATTTGTATCGCAGTTGGGGGGCAACGGTGATTGGCATGACCAATCTTCAAGAGGCAAAATTGGCCCGCGAAGCTGAGATTGCTTATGCAACTCTGGCACTAGTGACGGATTACGATTGTTGGCACCCAGATCACGATAGCGTCACGGTTGAGATGGTGATTGGCAATCTGCAACGCAATGCCGTGAACGCTCAAAAAGTAATTCAAGAAACGGTGCGTCGTTTGGGTGAAAATCCACCAGAATCGGAAGCTCATCACGCACTCAAATATGCGCTCTTGACCCCTTTAGATAAAGTGCCAGAAGCGACGAAGGAGCGATTGAGTTTGCTATTAAAGAAGTACCTTTAA
- a CDS encoding HNH endonuclease: MFTCPQCLQTFLFETTPCMGCAALTLKQQKSQKAKERRARYDPEGRVMDAEFWQLQRQYNRCPCCGKSWHQAGLVARDHIIPVSRGGPNQALNLQPLCQACNLWKLDAVIHFDPAFPGRPAALPARLHEIAERLGLLAEPELEAEQLSFGPIGSPPVWNYPAATPQQLEQQTLILTRQARDLPL, from the coding sequence ATGTTTACCTGCCCCCAGTGCTTACAAACCTTTCTGTTTGAGACCACGCCCTGCATGGGCTGTGCCGCCTTGACACTCAAGCAGCAGAAAAGCCAGAAGGCCAAAGAGCGCCGCGCTCGCTATGACCCTGAGGGGCGAGTGATGGACGCAGAATTTTGGCAGTTGCAGCGGCAGTATAATCGCTGCCCTTGTTGTGGCAAAAGTTGGCATCAAGCAGGGTTAGTCGCTCGGGATCACATCATTCCAGTCAGCCGAGGGGGACCGAATCAAGCCCTTAATCTCCAGCCACTGTGTCAGGCTTGCAACCTATGGAAGCTGGATGCAGTAATCCACTTTGATCCGGCCTTTCCCGGACGCCCTGCGGCCTTGCCTGCTCGCTTGCATGAAATCGCAGAGCGCTTAGGGCTTTTGGCGGAGCCCGAATTAGAAGCCGAACAACTCAGTTTTGGGCCGATTGGTTCCCCCCCTGTTTGGAATTACCCTGCGGCGACGCCGCAGCAACTAGAACAACAGACGCTAATTCTGACCCGGCAGGCCAGAGACCTGCCTCTGTAA
- a CDS encoding Uma2 family endonuclease: MVQYDPLAYLPSAEELPDSDDTPVDNEFQNLIPNLLLASLALAWPKRMDWFFGVDMGIYYTPSPRPIPIVPDGFLSLGVPRRTREPGRLSYVLWEENWVVPKLVLESVSQTYGGEYDEKLAKYAQLGALYYVIYNPDFWRRDKHEPFEVYQLTDGQYVRLPGEPVWLPEIELGIGRGQGEYGGWMREWLYWYDRSGRRLTTPEELAAQERQRAEQERQRAEQASQQLESLLENLRAQGIDPSKFLTDVDSGAADGPKV, from the coding sequence ATGGTACAGTATGACCCGCTAGCATACCTGCCATCCGCAGAGGAACTGCCTGACTCTGACGACACCCCTGTGGATAACGAGTTTCAAAACCTGATTCCTAATCTGCTTTTAGCCAGTTTGGCCTTGGCTTGGCCGAAGCGGATGGACTGGTTTTTTGGCGTAGATATGGGAATCTACTACACGCCTTCTCCGCGACCAATACCGATTGTGCCTGATGGCTTTTTGAGTTTGGGTGTGCCGAGGCGCACGCGGGAGCCGGGAAGGTTGAGCTATGTGCTTTGGGAGGAGAATTGGGTAGTTCCCAAGCTTGTTCTAGAATCTGTTTCCCAAACTTATGGCGGCGAGTATGACGAGAAGCTGGCAAAGTACGCCCAGTTAGGGGCGTTGTATTACGTCATTTACAATCCTGATTTTTGGCGCAGGGATAAGCATGAGCCGTTCGAGGTCTATCAGCTAACGGATGGTCAATATGTTCGCTTACCCGGTGAGCCAGTATGGTTGCCTGAAATTGAACTGGGTATTGGCCGAGGTCAGGGCGAGTATGGGGGCTGGATGCGAGAGTGGCTATATTGGTACGACCGATCTGGGAGAAGGTTGACGACACCAGAGGAACTGGCAGCGCAGGAACGTCAACGCGCTGAGCAAGAGCGTCAACGGGCAGAACAAGCTTCACAGCAGCTTGAGTCTCTGCTTGAGAATTTACGAGCCCAAGGAATTGACCCCAGTAAATTTCTCACTGACGTAGACTCAGGAGCAGCGGATGGCCCCAAAGTTTGA
- a CDS encoding sigma 54-interacting transcriptional regulator yields the protein MSTASDPSQVSWLQQMTALNVLSDEVVAALAAAVVVEPFQENRRLVLEDTPPQALYILRQGRLETYHTSPSGPAEAASLLPGAVIHLQELLLDRPAQQTVITLSDGELWTIPKAEFEALSRQYPQIARVVSQQLADELATVASQLALEQERSNTLRPYLVPKATRGIVGSSRYAVRLRQQIREAANDRRPVLIFGEAGTGKVNAAALIHFMSPNRREPLIRLNCGALQTSGADLFGRTGGKLGLLALLGQGTLVLDHAQDLRPELLTKLQVLMRDGTYSPVSRDGEPSAAQTSEARIIFTAEQVVPGLSDERKLLGHTIKVPPLRVRKEDIEAQVNYYASLFSRAESIARPSISPEALRRLQSYDFPGNLPELQSLVERAIVQSRRETGDATELTEEVFWGTREKKRSFRLNLLNAYPALRNFLRSPWWPDRINYGFTFGFFAVVVALLLFGPQTRDQNLALNFFWAWWWPLILVAFPFVGRLWCSVCPFMIYGEVAQKLSLAIYPRQLKTWPRESAERWGGWFLFGLFTLIFLWEELWHLENVAYLSGCLLLLITAGAVIFSLLFERRFWCRYLCPIGGMNGLFAKLSMVELRAQQGVCSAECTTYQCYKGGPQKGEGLETFGCPVYSHPAQLSENRDCVLCMTCLKACPHRSVELNLRPPGIELWTSHTPTTYEVALLLLLFGGTFLHRLPELLPRLGLSWDLENFWVHAGASMLILLIPTAVTLLAYGLIRLFSRKLKPRSFIELAYGYLPLVLGGSLAHYLRLGLTEAGRLLPVGAATFGYGMGTLPVFVAHPAVVEFLQAVTLLASLLLTVVLTQKIARQPFRLLLPQHFAALALTWGLWQLIVGV from the coding sequence ATGTCTACCGCTTCAGATCCTTCCCAGGTGAGTTGGTTGCAGCAGATGACTGCGCTGAATGTGCTGAGTGATGAGGTGGTGGCAGCGCTAGCGGCTGCCGTCGTGGTCGAGCCCTTTCAGGAAAACCGCCGCTTGGTTCTGGAAGACACGCCACCGCAGGCGCTGTACATTCTGCGCCAAGGGCGATTGGAAACCTACCACACTAGCCCCAGTGGTCCGGCTGAGGCAGCCAGTCTACTCCCTGGTGCTGTGATTCACCTGCAAGAGTTGCTACTCGATCGTCCGGCGCAGCAAACGGTGATTACTCTAAGCGATGGCGAACTCTGGACGATCCCCAAAGCCGAGTTCGAGGCGCTGAGCCGCCAGTATCCACAGATCGCTCGCGTCGTCTCGCAGCAGTTGGCTGATGAACTGGCAACAGTAGCCTCGCAATTGGCCCTAGAGCAGGAGCGCTCAAACACTCTGCGGCCTTACCTGGTACCCAAAGCCACCCGTGGCATTGTCGGCTCTAGTCGCTATGCTGTGCGCTTGCGTCAGCAGATCCGCGAAGCTGCTAACGATCGGCGTCCGGTCTTGATTTTTGGCGAAGCGGGTACCGGTAAGGTCAATGCTGCCGCTCTGATTCACTTCATGTCCCCGAACCGCCGCGAGCCGTTGATCCGTTTGAACTGTGGTGCGCTTCAGACTAGTGGGGCCGATCTGTTTGGGCGGACAGGTGGCAAATTAGGTCTGCTGGCGCTGCTAGGTCAGGGCACCCTGGTTCTCGACCACGCCCAAGATCTGCGCCCCGAGCTGCTGACCAAGCTTCAGGTGCTAATGCGCGATGGCACTTACAGTCCGGTGTCGCGGGACGGGGAACCATCTGCCGCTCAAACTAGCGAAGCCCGCATTATCTTCACGGCTGAACAGGTGGTACCGGGACTCAGTGACGAGCGCAAACTGCTGGGACACACGATCAAAGTGCCGCCTTTGAGGGTGCGTAAAGAAGACATTGAAGCCCAGGTCAATTACTATGCCAGTCTGTTTAGTCGAGCCGAGAGTATTGCCCGTCCCAGCATTTCACCGGAAGCGCTGCGCCGTTTGCAAAGCTACGATTTTCCCGGCAATTTGCCAGAACTTCAGAGCTTAGTGGAACGGGCAATTGTGCAATCGCGACGCGAGACTGGCGATGCTACAGAACTTACCGAAGAAGTATTCTGGGGAACCCGCGAAAAGAAGCGCTCGTTCCGGTTGAATTTGCTCAACGCTTACCCTGCTTTGCGTAATTTTTTGCGCAGTCCCTGGTGGCCGGATCGCATTAACTACGGTTTTACTTTTGGCTTTTTTGCCGTTGTTGTGGCCCTGCTATTATTTGGACCGCAAACTCGGGATCAAAACCTGGCGCTGAATTTTTTTTGGGCCTGGTGGTGGCCTCTAATCTTGGTAGCCTTCCCGTTTGTGGGAAGGCTGTGGTGCTCGGTCTGCCCGTTCATGATCTATGGCGAAGTTGCCCAGAAGCTATCCCTGGCGATCTATCCGCGTCAGCTTAAGACTTGGCCTCGTGAGAGTGCTGAGCGTTGGGGCGGCTGGTTTCTGTTTGGGTTGTTCACGCTGATTTTTCTCTGGGAAGAATTGTGGCACCTGGAGAATGTGGCTTATTTATCGGGCTGTTTGTTGTTGCTCATTACAGCGGGAGCAGTAATCTTTTCGCTGCTGTTTGAGCGGCGTTTTTGGTGTCGTTATCTATGCCCAATTGGGGGCATGAATGGTCTATTTGCCAAGCTTTCGATGGTTGAATTGCGGGCGCAACAGGGTGTGTGTTCGGCGGAGTGCACGACTTATCAGTGTTATAAGGGCGGTCCTCAAAAAGGCGAAGGACTAGAAACCTTCGGTTGCCCTGTTTATTCCCATCCGGCACAACTTTCTGAGAACCGCGACTGTGTGCTTTGCATGACCTGTCTCAAAGCCTGCCCGCACCGCTCGGTGGAATTGAATCTGCGTCCGCCTGGCATTGAATTGTGGACTAGTCACACGCCAACCACTTATGAAGTGGCGTTGTTGCTGTTGCTGTTTGGTGGCACATTTCTCCATCGCTTGCCGGAGCTGTTGCCGCGATTGGGGCTGAGCTGGGATTTAGAGAATTTCTGGGTCCATGCTGGGGCCTCGATGCTGATTTTGCTCATTCCCACTGCGGTGACTTTGCTGGCTTATGGTCTGATTCGGCTGTTTAGCCGCAAGCTGAAACCCCGTTCGTTCATCGAACTGGCCTATGGCTATCTGCCGCTGGTGCTGGGTGGCAGTCTGGCTCACTATCTGCGGTTGGGCTTGACGGAGGCGGGTCGTCTGCTGCCGGTAGGGGCAGCGACGTTTGGCTATGGCATGGGGACATTGCCGGTATTTGTGGCCCATCCTGCTGTGGTGGAATTCTTGCAGGCAGTGACGCTGTTGGCTTCGTTGCTACTCACGGTTGTGCTTACGCAGAAGATTGCCCGTCAGCCGTTTCGGTTGCTGCTGCCTCAGCATTTTGCAGCTCTTGCTTTGACTTGGGGTTTGTGGCAATTAATTGTAGGGGTCTAA